Genomic DNA from Theobroma cacao cultivar B97-61/B2 chromosome 3, Criollo_cocoa_genome_V2, whole genome shotgun sequence:
AATTTATGATGCACTTggtatgtgtatatatatatatatatcaggTTAGCAGAGTTAGAGGGCAGGCATAAGATTTGCATGGCACTGACTTGATTTAAATCAAGGAATTAACCATGTTCTTAAGTTAAAAACAATTCAAACATTTGCAAATCTACTTGTTATTGATGTCGGATTTtatcaaagttttaaaattgttcATGATTCCTATCCAGTTAGATCTTTTTTAATGATCACTCTTCACCCCATTGAATAAGTGCAGACAATAGCTGCAGCGATTGTAATTGGAGTCATTCTCCATGCCGGTAACCATCTTGCCTGTGATTTTCCGAAGCTTATCAATTCTTCTGCTAAAGACTATGAGGTCTTTCTAATCCATGACTTCGGAAGTCATAAGCCAACGTATATAGACCTGATAAAAGGGGCTGAGGGCGTCACTGGAATTCTAATGGTCATCTGCATGACAATTGCATTTACGCTAGCAACAACATGGTTTAGGCGGAACCTGATTAAGCTGCCCAAGCCCTTTGATAGAATCACTGGCTTCAATGCTTTTTGGTACTCACATCACCTGTTTGTCATTGTCTACGTCTTGCTCGTCATCCACGGCGTATTCCTTTATCTTGTGCACATATGGTACCGTAAGACGGTATATATTTACATCTTCTTTTCTCAAGTGATTGGAGAAATTATAAATAcaagattttattttacttaagTAACTATAACTGTAGTTTAAGGTATGGAATTCCTGCTTGCAGACTTGGATGTACCTAGCTGTTCCAGTTTTGTTATATGCTGGAGAAAGGATCCTGAGATTCTTCCGTTCTGGTTCCTATACTGTCCGGATTTTGAAGGTGAGCATAACTCTGTCAACTATGATTCAGCGTAGGCAACAAGTTCCATATTTAACTAAGAACTGCTGAAAGTAAAAGCGATGGAGAAAAGTTCAAAGAGACCAATTAATTGGGAATTATCTCCTGAACAGTGAGGCTGATCAATTTACTGAATCTGCTTCTCTATCTGATCTTTTTCATACGAGCTATTATGACTGATGATCTTCCTGTTTCTGCATTCTGAATATATAGGTGGCTATTTATCCAGGAGGTGTTCTCACATTACAAATGTCTAAGCCACCTCAATTTCGGTATAAGAGTGGACAGTACATGTTTGTCCAGTGCCCTGCTGTCTCTCCCTTTGAATGGTAAGTAAGCAATCTAAAGCATATATGTTTTAGGGATGATTTTCAGCTGTTTCACTTCCTCTAGTGccaataaattgttttgagaaTTTCCAGAATAATATCTCCAGAGATAAATCCACAGTAAAGAGGATGAAAATGGACATTAGTTAGATCAGAAGCACATTCAATTTGCTGTCAACAATTGCACTTTTATATGAATAGAACCAGGTTCATCATATTTGATTGGTTCGTAGTAAGAATGAGGTTTACAATACTAAAAAGTGTCAATAGTTGCAATCAAAAATCAGTTCTGAGATAGGGGGCAGTCGAGAGAGCAGGTGTGTACATTTTGCATTATGCCAGTTTTCTCTCAGCTCATGAGCATATCTCTTTTATGAACCAGGCATCCATTTTCCATCACCTCTGCTCCTGGTGATGATTACCTTAGTGTTCATATCCGGCAACTTGGTGACTGGACCCAAGAGCTCAGACGGCTGTTCTCAGAGGTTTGTGAACCTCCTGTAGCTGGGAAAAGTGGGCTTCTTAGGGCTGATGAGACGACTAAGAAAAGGTGTATCTATTTTTCTCCCGTTAATATGTTTGACATTTCTCTCGTCTTAGAAGGTTTAAACTTTTAGGAATTATTGAGTAAATTTTGATGATccttaatatttttgtctaaGAACAGTTTGCCGAAGCTCTTAATAGATGGGCCGTATGGTGCCCCTGCACAAGACTATCACAAGTATGATGTCCTGTTACTCGTGGGCCTTGGAATTGGTGCAACACCATTCATCAGTATTTTAAAAGATCTGCTTAACAACATTGTCAAAATGGAGGAGCAGGCAGTAAGTAACTCATGCTAAGTAATGAATCcgcttttcttcttgtttctttggTTAAATTATTGGTTGTTTCCCTATCAGATTCATGACATGCTTCTTCATGTTTAGGATTCGGTCTCAGATACCAGTAGGACATCGGACATAAGTATCGGGAGCAATGATTCAACCACTCCTAACAGAGTTTCACCAAAGCGAAAGAAAACTCTTAAGACGACTAATGCTTATTTCTATTGGGTAACCAGGGAGCAGGGTTCATTTGATTGGTTCAAAGGGGTCATGAATGAAGTTGCAGAACTTGATCAAAGGGTACGAGAACTCATCAACTTAAAagcattttataattttcttttgaatacCGTAACTGTTAATTCTAACTTGTCATTTTGGACTTAGGGTGTCATTGAAATGCACAACTATTTGACTAGCGTGTACGAGGAAGGAGATGCACGTTCAGCTCTCATCACCATGGTCCAAGCATTAAATCATGCCAAGAATGGAGTTGACATCGTTTCTGGCACCAGGGTAAGATCTGTTTTGTCtgtcattttcattctcttaGCATATTCCACTGCATGATTGTCTTATTAGGATTCTGAACATCCCATCCAAAATCTGTGATGAGATTGTGCAATCTGTCTCTGTCACAAATTCCTCCTGCAGCAGATATCATGTGTGGCTCCCATGCATTAACAACAGCAGGGCtgttagtaattttttaaacgtaataataacaataataataataattcctCTTTGCCATTATCAGGTGCGGACCCATTTTGCAAGGCCTAAATGGAAGAACGTTCTCTCTAAACTAAGTTCTAAGCACTGCAACGCAAGGATAGGTGAGCCCCAGTTCTATACCTAAGCATAATTAAAACAAGTAGCAATCTTCTCTGCCTTCTAATGTTGTTGTTGTGGTTTTCATGTGGTCGAGCAGGAGTCTTTTACTGCGGGGCACCGGTTTTGGCTAAAGAACTCAGCAAACTCTGCTATGAGTTCAACCAAAAAGGTTCCACTAAATTTGAATTCCACAAGGAGCATTTCTAAGAGATTACCATGGGGAGTAAATAGAATTACTAAATGTTTATTCTCGCTTCACCATTAATAGCCCAATCTCCTTGCTTTACCTAGAGAATAAGAATTTTTGCAATAAGCCAAGAAAGCACGAGTCACTGTACAGTCTTAgaatagaaaagaagaagaaaagaaaggaaaaaaatatagaagaagaagaagcaaagatATTATTTCATTAGGACTATCGTTGTATAACCACAAAAAAAGAGTGGGGAAACGGCTTGGAATTCTAAGGTGAATCTTTCATTGCACACGTGGCGTAAGTAGGGATAGAAACATGGCAGGTGATCCCAGAATGGAACGTTGGGCGAGCAAGAAGAGTGGTGAGTGCGGTACAGCTGCAATGGAGAGGGTCTGAGGCTGGTGAGACGATAAAGCCAGGCAATGATTGGTAGACATTCATAGGTGGGTTTAGGAGGAAGACAATTTTGAAAAGCAGAGGCTTGAGAAGCGATGGGGTGGCGTGGGATTTGGAATTTCGGAATGGATTCGTCTTTTTGAACTTTTCCAATTTTACGTCGGGGAATCCTCTAGAATGTCGATGCTGATGAAGTATGTCAAGCTGCTATGattacattattattattcattgtTTTAGTTTACAATAAGGATCAGGTgtagatgatgatgatgatgatgatggttcATAGTTTTTTGTAAGTTAATTTTGCTAGCTTTATCTCCATCTTAATACAGATTCAAGAGAGGGCTTTCTATAGTTCATGTGTAAATGTAAATGGGCACGATCAGTTATAAACTATAATAGAATCCTaattgatttcttttcttcttttttcctttttcttttactaatCTACTAAAATGGCCAAAGCTGTAGAGTCTAGTATtagccaaaaataaaaattgaaatctcAACTGAttgcttctcttttttcttgcGGCAAAAACCAAACTAATCATGCAAAGTTAAATGCTTTCCTTTTTGGGATTCATAGATGGTACCTGCAGCCCAGCAAAACCCTTGATCGGGCATAGCCCACTTGCTTTTTCTTACTAATAGTAAGTATTTCTAAGTCTACGGGAGCCCTTCTCAATTCTAAACTTAAATGTCCAGCCCACAGATTAACACAAACCCAAATCAGCCCAATAAATGGTTAGAGTCTTAGAGAGCGTCAGCACGGGCTCTAGATTAgacttaataattttaaatacgATACATTAACACGATACGGAAAGACACAAGATTAAATAGATTTGAGTTTAATCTTAACATGTTTTATGTCTTAACTTGTTAGACACGAGTAACacgtttaattaattatatttaaacgTATAAACGTACTTAATCATGTTATTGTGTTTAAACTTGTACACATGACACGTTTATCAACTcgtaaaaaattaataattaaagattattttaactttatttaaataattttaaaaaaatattttaataagatttttaaattttataaagataGCAATATAATTATGCCATGCCCAAAccctaattttaaattttattttgttatatttaatgttatgattttttttgttataattgtttttataattattgatttaaaatttaaataatacaattatatttaattgtaactattttatttaattgtgttatAATTGTCATATTTAATTGTGTCGTATCGTGTTATACGGTTATTAAATGGATACGTATACGTGTTTCAGATTTAAACATGAATAGTATTAGTGTCATGTTCGTGTTTAATCTTAACGTGTTTCATGTTTAATCGTGTCTGACACATTTAAGacacaaaaacataaattatCAGGTCTATTCTAGACCACCCAGTTCATCCATggtttattttagtttttatgcATTTGTACTATGATGattttatattcttaattcatcagtattaatttatttaaaaaatatttatatttatattgaaGTGACATTATCTTTACATGAGTTACGTCCATacaaattaatcaatcatattttttaatacatgaatatgatgatttatttaataatgattaatatttatttgaaaataagtgcatccTTTTTCTATTGAATGCACTTATATAATCCAAAATTAGATAGATATGTGTACATACAACCAATACTAGGGAAGGAGTCGTCCTTCTAGCAAGGTATCAATTAGTCAACGAATGTCAGAGATCGCTGCCTGGCATAGTATAATATAATACCACACGCCTTGGGTCgtttttcaaataataaagCCAATGTTTGAAAGTAGGGCCTACCTCGTCGAGAAAAAGTAATGTTTATTCCCACGCCACGCGTCAAAGTGGGGCCACTTCATCCGACGCCCATCTAGAAGCGAAGACCCCATCAAGTCCTGCCGAACATGAACCCCACTTGGCTCTCATCATACGCTTTTGTTTGACTGCCAAGTCATTTTTGTTCCGTtatatttgtttcaaaaactgAGTCTCTTTCACAGTGGAGTTGAATCAGCAATCTTCAAGGGTTTCAAATTATGTCTATAAATATAGAGCCAGCCTTTGCCTTGAGAAAACACAAACTACATCGCCCAGTTCCTACCTAGTCATAAAGAAACAGAATTCCCTTTAAACCCaaaagggagagagagagagagaagagcaataaaaaatgaaaggagAAGGAAAGCGAAGCAATGCAAAATGCTTGGCATACGTTGCTGCATTTGTTGTGTTTCAGACGGCAATCATCTTGATATTTGCATTAACGGTGATGCGCATCAAAAATCCTAAAGTCAGGTTCGGTGCTGTAACGGTGGAGAATTTCAGCACCGGCAACAGCTCTTCACCTTTCTTTGACATGAGGCTGATGGCT
This window encodes:
- the LOC18606602 gene encoding respiratory burst oxidase homolog protein A gives rise to the protein MRGGSLPTHERRWASDTVPAKTTLSSTTSPGTDSNSAEEFVEVTLDLQDDDTIILRSVEPATVINVDDGAETPVSAPASASRSPIIKRSSSNKLRQFSQELKAEAVAKAKQFSQELKAELRKFSWGHGHATQTVTGFDSALAARALRKQRAQLDRTRSGAQKALRGLRFISNNKTNAWEEVQNNFDKLAKDGFLFRSDFAQCIGMKDSKEFALEMFDALSRRRRLKVEKISRDELYEYWSQITDQSFDSRLQIFFDMVDKNEDGRIAEAEVKEIIMLSASANKLSRLKEQAEEYAALIMEELDPERLGYIELWQLETLLLQKDTYLSYSQALSYTSQALSQNLQGLRKKSRIRRMSAKLLYYLEENWKRIWVVSLWIMIMIGLFTWKFFQYKQKSSFQVMGYCLLTAKGAAETLKFNMALILLPVCRNTITWLRSTKLGLFVPFDDNINFHKTIAAAIVIGVILHAGNHLACDFPKLINSSAKDYEVFLIHDFGSHKPTYIDLIKGAEGVTGILMVICMTIAFTLATTWFRRNLIKLPKPFDRITGFNAFWYSHHLFVIVYVLLVIHGVFLYLVHIWYRKTTWMYLAVPVLLYAGERILRFFRSGSYTVRILKVAIYPGGVLTLQMSKPPQFRYKSGQYMFVQCPAVSPFEWHPFSITSAPGDDYLSVHIRQLGDWTQELRRLFSEVCEPPVAGKSGLLRADETTKKSLPKLLIDGPYGAPAQDYHKYDVLLLVGLGIGATPFISILKDLLNNIVKMEEQADSVSDTSRTSDISIGSNDSTTPNRVSPKRKKTLKTTNAYFYWVTREQGSFDWFKGVMNEVAELDQRGVIEMHNYLTSVYEEGDARSALITMVQALNHAKNGVDIVSGTRVRTHFARPKWKNVLSKLSSKHCNARIGVFYCGAPVLAKELSKLCYEFNQKGSTKFEFHKEHF